One segment of Labrus mixtus chromosome 10, fLabMix1.1, whole genome shotgun sequence DNA contains the following:
- the LOC132981726 gene encoding proteoglycan 4-like isoform X3, with amino-acid sequence MSKGEGKADVFRTTKVRTRLRDDGSWLQRRSEPGDEQEEEKPWLAEVRASRVNGAPAETSPVSSPTKPTPPPTNSESQSAPKPGYLIRGIFTKLDKPPTNTPSTNGPSGTTQFTKKPSESYKKIAPYTVKPTLESQESQLSPEEKEKRTEAASNVLKTSAGRQRSYVLSAAKKYETKPEEPDTSPVNNSLAFVAKRVELTDDDDESAATPAPVSSPPPSSVAPVTSVASASRPKPRTPVDSDVKKAVDATVNKPVAPKVEEKKAALEPAKEDLYPASVPEKNPFEGMKPGCTKVATPLPAFIPEPKDLKSAVQDETPLVDLTPAAVPLSPTPLSPTPTPAVPLSPIPLSPTPAPAVPLSPTPVSPTPAPAVPLSPTPVSLTPAPAVPLFPTPVSPTPAPAVPLFPTPVSPTPAPAVPLSPTPVSPTPTPAVPLSPTPVSPTPAPAVPLSPTPVSPTPVSPVPFSPTPVSAVREITVNTKPSPKPSSSVDSLSALSDTLISFNTSSSSLKDNEPDLAKEEGGSADTRTAEEGDEEEPTPKISNCIPMTDDLLSLTEGSPKESAEPVPPSPGRWSQYLLSGPDSESKPTKANGTLDLLANNVIIMNTEAPSLSMQPEEEKPTDETAKETQSSTETVTVTTKTVIITDKSEEDFADPRSSRVKTTTVTESRSADTFDPYPIGTTSPNSSSDLLQPLADISINSDALESLADDVIPINTEVKSLSTRRSWTRTWDTSTTERTYTEERDKAKPEGQDEYQNMTVTFERKSKENDSPWDRWTSPTVYTTTYSSGQGDEEEEEEEEEEEEERYPHRLGSLNAH; translated from the exons ATGTCTAAAG GGGAGGGAAAAGCAGACGTGTTTCGTACTACCAAAGTGAGGACCAGGTTGAGGGATGATGGAAGCTGGTTGCAGCGCCGCAGTGAACCTGGCgatgaacaagaagaagaaaagccaTG GTTGGCAGAAGTGAGGGCCAGCCGTGTCAATGGAGCTCCTGCTGAGACGAGTCCAGTTTCATCACCAACAAAACCCACCCCGCCTCCCACCAACTCTGAGAGCCAGAG TGCACCAAAACCAGGATACCTGATAAG AGGGATTTTCACTAAACTAGACAAGCCTCCCACAAACACACCGTCAACTAACGGCCCAAG tggAACGACACAATTCACCAAAAAACCTTCAGAGAGCTACAAGAAAAT AGCCCCCTACACCGTGAAGCCCACTTTGGAGAGCCAGGAGAGCCAGCTTAGcccagaggagaaggagaagcg GACGGAGGCAGCCAGCAATGTTCTGAAGACTTCTGCAGGCCGGCAACGGTCTTATGTGCTTTCTGCTGCTAAGAAATACGA gacAAAACCAGAAGAACCTGATACTTCACCAGTCAACAACAGTCTAGCTTTTGTtgctaaaag GGTGGAGTtaacagatgatgatgatgagagtgCTGCGACTCCAGCACCTGTGAGCTCtccgcccccctcctctgtcGCCCCAGTCACATCTGTTGCCTCTGCATCTAGGCCCAAACCACGGACACC AGTCGACTCAGATGTTAAGAAAGCTGTTGATGCCACCGTTAATAAGCCAGTTGCAccaaaggtggaggagaagaaagccGCCCTGGAGCCCGCCAAAGAAGACCTATATCCAGCATCTGTCCCAGAAAAAAACCCTTTTGAAGGTATGAAACCAGGGTGCACCAAGGTGGCCACCCCTCTCCCTGCATTCATCCCTGAACCAAAAGATTTAAAATCTGCAGTGCAAGACGAAACACCTCTGGTTGACCTCACCCCAGCAGCAGTCCCTCTTTCACCCACTCCATTGTCTCCTACCCCGACTCCAGCAGTGCCACTTTCACCCATTCCATTGTCTCCTACCCCGGCTCCAGCAGTCCCACTTTCTCCCACTCCAGTATCTCCTACCCCGGCTCCAGCAGTCCCACTTTCTCCCACTCCAGTATCTCTTACCCCGGCTCCAGCAGTCCCACTTTTTCCCACTCCTGTGTCTCCTACCCCGGCTCCAGCAGTCCCACTTTTTCCCACTCCAGTGTCTCCTACCCCGGCTCCAGCAGTCCCACTTTCTCCCACTCCTGTGTCTCCTACCCCGACTCCAGCAGTCCCACTTTCTCCCACTCCTGTGTCTCCTACCCCGGCTCCAGCAGTCCCACTTTCACCTACTCCAGTGTCTCCCACCCCTGTGTCACCTGTCCCGTTTTCACCTACTCCAGTGTCTGCTGTAAGAGAGATCACAGTGAATACAAAACCATCTCCAAAGCCAAG CTCCAGTGTTGACAGTCTCAGCGCCTTGTCCGACACCCTCATTTCTTTCAACACAAGTTCAAGCAG CTTGAAGGATAACGAGCCAGACCTGGCAAAGGAAGAAGGGGGCTCAGCGGACACTCGCACCGCAGAGGAGGG TGATGAAGAAGAGCCAACTCCAAAGATCAGCAACTGTATACCAATGACAGACGATCTCCTGTCTCTTACTGAAGG caGTCCCAAGGAGTCAGCAGAGCCCGTTCCCCCCAGCCCGGGACGCTGGAGTCAGTATCTGCTTAGCGGACCAGACAG TGAGTCAAAGCCAACAAAGGCCAATGGCACCCTGGATCTCCTGGCTAACAATGTCATAATAATGAACACAGAGGCACCCAG CCTCAGCATGCagccagaggaggagaaaccGACAGATGAGACAgccaaagaaacacaaag CTCCACGGAGACCGTCACTGTAACCACCAAAACTGTGATCATTACTGACAAAAG CGAGGAGGACTTTGCAGATCCCCGGAGCTCACGTGTGAAAACAACCACAGTCACTGAATCACG CTCGGCTGATACGTTTGATCCATATCCGATAGGGACCACATCCCCTAACAG CTCCTCTGACCTGCTCCAGCCGCTTGCAGATATTTCCATCAACAG TGATGCTTTGGAATCCCTCGCGGATGATGTAATCCCTATAAACACTGAGGTTAAAAG CCTCAGCACTCGGCGGTCGTGGACACGCACGTGGGACACCAGTACTACTGAGCGGACTTACACAGAAGAGAG AGACAAAGCCAAACCAGAGGGCCAAGATGAATATCAAAACATGACGGTCACGTTTGAGCGAAA
- the LOC132981726 gene encoding proteoglycan 4-like isoform X2: MSKGEGKADVFRTTKVRTRLRDDGSWLQRRSEPGDEQEEEKPWLAEVRASRVNGAPAETSPVSSPTKPTPPPTNSESQSAPKPGYLIRGIFTKLDKPPTNTPSTNGPSGTTQFTKKPSESYKKIAPYTVKPTLESQESQLSPEEKEKRTEAASNVLKTSAGRQRSYVLSAAKKYETKPEEPDTSPVNNSLAFVAKRVELTDDDDESAATPAPVSSPPPSSVAPVTSVASASRPKPRTPVDSDVKKAVDATVNKPVAPKVEEKKAALEPAKEDLYPASVPEKNPFEGMKPGCTKVATPLPAFIPEPKDLKSAVQDETPLVDLTPAAVPLSPTPLSPTPTPAVPLSPIPLSPTPAPAVPLSPTPVSPTPAPAVPLSPTPVSLTPAPAVPLFPTPVSPTPAPAVPLFPTPVSPTPAPAVPLSPTPVSPTPTPAVPLSPTPVSPTPAPAVPLSPTPVSPTPVSPVPFSPTPVSAVREITVNTKPSPKPSSSVDSLSALSDTLISFNTSSSSLKDNEPDLAKEEGGSADTRTAEEGDEEEPTPKISNCIPMTDDLLSLTEGPKESAEPVPPSPGRWSQYLLSGPDSESKPTKANGTLDLLANNVIIMNTEAPSLSMQPEEEKPTDETAKETQSSTETVTVTTKTVIITDKSEEDFADPRSSRVKTTTVTESRSADTFDPYPIGTTSPNSSSDLLQPLADISINRVSRTSIENKDPSEDTSDALESLADDVIPINTEVKSLSTRRSWTRTWDTSTTERTYTEERDKAKPEGQDEYQNMTVTFERKSKENDSPWDRWTSPTVYTTTYSSGQGDEEEEEEEEEEEEERYPHRLGSLNAH; this comes from the exons ATGTCTAAAG GGGAGGGAAAAGCAGACGTGTTTCGTACTACCAAAGTGAGGACCAGGTTGAGGGATGATGGAAGCTGGTTGCAGCGCCGCAGTGAACCTGGCgatgaacaagaagaagaaaagccaTG GTTGGCAGAAGTGAGGGCCAGCCGTGTCAATGGAGCTCCTGCTGAGACGAGTCCAGTTTCATCACCAACAAAACCCACCCCGCCTCCCACCAACTCTGAGAGCCAGAG TGCACCAAAACCAGGATACCTGATAAG AGGGATTTTCACTAAACTAGACAAGCCTCCCACAAACACACCGTCAACTAACGGCCCAAG tggAACGACACAATTCACCAAAAAACCTTCAGAGAGCTACAAGAAAAT AGCCCCCTACACCGTGAAGCCCACTTTGGAGAGCCAGGAGAGCCAGCTTAGcccagaggagaaggagaagcg GACGGAGGCAGCCAGCAATGTTCTGAAGACTTCTGCAGGCCGGCAACGGTCTTATGTGCTTTCTGCTGCTAAGAAATACGA gacAAAACCAGAAGAACCTGATACTTCACCAGTCAACAACAGTCTAGCTTTTGTtgctaaaag GGTGGAGTtaacagatgatgatgatgagagtgCTGCGACTCCAGCACCTGTGAGCTCtccgcccccctcctctgtcGCCCCAGTCACATCTGTTGCCTCTGCATCTAGGCCCAAACCACGGACACC AGTCGACTCAGATGTTAAGAAAGCTGTTGATGCCACCGTTAATAAGCCAGTTGCAccaaaggtggaggagaagaaagccGCCCTGGAGCCCGCCAAAGAAGACCTATATCCAGCATCTGTCCCAGAAAAAAACCCTTTTGAAGGTATGAAACCAGGGTGCACCAAGGTGGCCACCCCTCTCCCTGCATTCATCCCTGAACCAAAAGATTTAAAATCTGCAGTGCAAGACGAAACACCTCTGGTTGACCTCACCCCAGCAGCAGTCCCTCTTTCACCCACTCCATTGTCTCCTACCCCGACTCCAGCAGTGCCACTTTCACCCATTCCATTGTCTCCTACCCCGGCTCCAGCAGTCCCACTTTCTCCCACTCCAGTATCTCCTACCCCGGCTCCAGCAGTCCCACTTTCTCCCACTCCAGTATCTCTTACCCCGGCTCCAGCAGTCCCACTTTTTCCCACTCCTGTGTCTCCTACCCCGGCTCCAGCAGTCCCACTTTTTCCCACTCCAGTGTCTCCTACCCCGGCTCCAGCAGTCCCACTTTCTCCCACTCCTGTGTCTCCTACCCCGACTCCAGCAGTCCCACTTTCTCCCACTCCTGTGTCTCCTACCCCGGCTCCAGCAGTCCCACTTTCACCTACTCCAGTGTCTCCCACCCCTGTGTCACCTGTCCCGTTTTCACCTACTCCAGTGTCTGCTGTAAGAGAGATCACAGTGAATACAAAACCATCTCCAAAGCCAAG CTCCAGTGTTGACAGTCTCAGCGCCTTGTCCGACACCCTCATTTCTTTCAACACAAGTTCAAGCAG CTTGAAGGATAACGAGCCAGACCTGGCAAAGGAAGAAGGGGGCTCAGCGGACACTCGCACCGCAGAGGAGGG TGATGAAGAAGAGCCAACTCCAAAGATCAGCAACTGTATACCAATGACAGACGATCTCCTGTCTCTTACTGAAGG TCCCAAGGAGTCAGCAGAGCCCGTTCCCCCCAGCCCGGGACGCTGGAGTCAGTATCTGCTTAGCGGACCAGACAG TGAGTCAAAGCCAACAAAGGCCAATGGCACCCTGGATCTCCTGGCTAACAATGTCATAATAATGAACACAGAGGCACCCAG CCTCAGCATGCagccagaggaggagaaaccGACAGATGAGACAgccaaagaaacacaaag CTCCACGGAGACCGTCACTGTAACCACCAAAACTGTGATCATTACTGACAAAAG CGAGGAGGACTTTGCAGATCCCCGGAGCTCACGTGTGAAAACAACCACAGTCACTGAATCACG CTCGGCTGATACGTTTGATCCATATCCGATAGGGACCACATCCCCTAACAG CTCCTCTGACCTGCTCCAGCCGCTTGCAGATATTTCCATCAACAG ggTGTCAAGAACTTCCATTGAGAACAAAGATCCAAGTGAAGACACATC TGATGCTTTGGAATCCCTCGCGGATGATGTAATCCCTATAAACACTGAGGTTAAAAG CCTCAGCACTCGGCGGTCGTGGACACGCACGTGGGACACCAGTACTACTGAGCGGACTTACACAGAAGAGAG AGACAAAGCCAAACCAGAGGGCCAAGATGAATATCAAAACATGACGGTCACGTTTGAGCGAAA
- the LOC132981726 gene encoding proteoglycan 4-like isoform X1: MSKGEGKADVFRTTKVRTRLRDDGSWLQRRSEPGDEQEEEKPWLAEVRASRVNGAPAETSPVSSPTKPTPPPTNSESQSAPKPGYLIRGIFTKLDKPPTNTPSTNGPSGTTQFTKKPSESYKKIAPYTVKPTLESQESQLSPEEKEKRTEAASNVLKTSAGRQRSYVLSAAKKYETKPEEPDTSPVNNSLAFVAKRVELTDDDDESAATPAPVSSPPPSSVAPVTSVASASRPKPRTPVDSDVKKAVDATVNKPVAPKVEEKKAALEPAKEDLYPASVPEKNPFEGMKPGCTKVATPLPAFIPEPKDLKSAVQDETPLVDLTPAAVPLSPTPLSPTPTPAVPLSPIPLSPTPAPAVPLSPTPVSPTPAPAVPLSPTPVSLTPAPAVPLFPTPVSPTPAPAVPLFPTPVSPTPAPAVPLSPTPVSPTPTPAVPLSPTPVSPTPAPAVPLSPTPVSPTPVSPVPFSPTPVSAVREITVNTKPSPKPSSSVDSLSALSDTLISFNTSSSSLKDNEPDLAKEEGGSADTRTAEEGDEEEPTPKISNCIPMTDDLLSLTEGSPKESAEPVPPSPGRWSQYLLSGPDSESKPTKANGTLDLLANNVIIMNTEAPSLSMQPEEEKPTDETAKETQSSTETVTVTTKTVIITDKSEEDFADPRSSRVKTTTVTESRSADTFDPYPIGTTSPNSSSDLLQPLADISINRVSRTSIENKDPSEDTSDALESLADDVIPINTEVKSLSTRRSWTRTWDTSTTERTYTEERDKAKPEGQDEYQNMTVTFERKSKENDSPWDRWTSPTVYTTTYSSGQGDEEEEEEEEEEEEERYPHRLGSLNAH, translated from the exons ATGTCTAAAG GGGAGGGAAAAGCAGACGTGTTTCGTACTACCAAAGTGAGGACCAGGTTGAGGGATGATGGAAGCTGGTTGCAGCGCCGCAGTGAACCTGGCgatgaacaagaagaagaaaagccaTG GTTGGCAGAAGTGAGGGCCAGCCGTGTCAATGGAGCTCCTGCTGAGACGAGTCCAGTTTCATCACCAACAAAACCCACCCCGCCTCCCACCAACTCTGAGAGCCAGAG TGCACCAAAACCAGGATACCTGATAAG AGGGATTTTCACTAAACTAGACAAGCCTCCCACAAACACACCGTCAACTAACGGCCCAAG tggAACGACACAATTCACCAAAAAACCTTCAGAGAGCTACAAGAAAAT AGCCCCCTACACCGTGAAGCCCACTTTGGAGAGCCAGGAGAGCCAGCTTAGcccagaggagaaggagaagcg GACGGAGGCAGCCAGCAATGTTCTGAAGACTTCTGCAGGCCGGCAACGGTCTTATGTGCTTTCTGCTGCTAAGAAATACGA gacAAAACCAGAAGAACCTGATACTTCACCAGTCAACAACAGTCTAGCTTTTGTtgctaaaag GGTGGAGTtaacagatgatgatgatgagagtgCTGCGACTCCAGCACCTGTGAGCTCtccgcccccctcctctgtcGCCCCAGTCACATCTGTTGCCTCTGCATCTAGGCCCAAACCACGGACACC AGTCGACTCAGATGTTAAGAAAGCTGTTGATGCCACCGTTAATAAGCCAGTTGCAccaaaggtggaggagaagaaagccGCCCTGGAGCCCGCCAAAGAAGACCTATATCCAGCATCTGTCCCAGAAAAAAACCCTTTTGAAGGTATGAAACCAGGGTGCACCAAGGTGGCCACCCCTCTCCCTGCATTCATCCCTGAACCAAAAGATTTAAAATCTGCAGTGCAAGACGAAACACCTCTGGTTGACCTCACCCCAGCAGCAGTCCCTCTTTCACCCACTCCATTGTCTCCTACCCCGACTCCAGCAGTGCCACTTTCACCCATTCCATTGTCTCCTACCCCGGCTCCAGCAGTCCCACTTTCTCCCACTCCAGTATCTCCTACCCCGGCTCCAGCAGTCCCACTTTCTCCCACTCCAGTATCTCTTACCCCGGCTCCAGCAGTCCCACTTTTTCCCACTCCTGTGTCTCCTACCCCGGCTCCAGCAGTCCCACTTTTTCCCACTCCAGTGTCTCCTACCCCGGCTCCAGCAGTCCCACTTTCTCCCACTCCTGTGTCTCCTACCCCGACTCCAGCAGTCCCACTTTCTCCCACTCCTGTGTCTCCTACCCCGGCTCCAGCAGTCCCACTTTCACCTACTCCAGTGTCTCCCACCCCTGTGTCACCTGTCCCGTTTTCACCTACTCCAGTGTCTGCTGTAAGAGAGATCACAGTGAATACAAAACCATCTCCAAAGCCAAG CTCCAGTGTTGACAGTCTCAGCGCCTTGTCCGACACCCTCATTTCTTTCAACACAAGTTCAAGCAG CTTGAAGGATAACGAGCCAGACCTGGCAAAGGAAGAAGGGGGCTCAGCGGACACTCGCACCGCAGAGGAGGG TGATGAAGAAGAGCCAACTCCAAAGATCAGCAACTGTATACCAATGACAGACGATCTCCTGTCTCTTACTGAAGG caGTCCCAAGGAGTCAGCAGAGCCCGTTCCCCCCAGCCCGGGACGCTGGAGTCAGTATCTGCTTAGCGGACCAGACAG TGAGTCAAAGCCAACAAAGGCCAATGGCACCCTGGATCTCCTGGCTAACAATGTCATAATAATGAACACAGAGGCACCCAG CCTCAGCATGCagccagaggaggagaaaccGACAGATGAGACAgccaaagaaacacaaag CTCCACGGAGACCGTCACTGTAACCACCAAAACTGTGATCATTACTGACAAAAG CGAGGAGGACTTTGCAGATCCCCGGAGCTCACGTGTGAAAACAACCACAGTCACTGAATCACG CTCGGCTGATACGTTTGATCCATATCCGATAGGGACCACATCCCCTAACAG CTCCTCTGACCTGCTCCAGCCGCTTGCAGATATTTCCATCAACAG ggTGTCAAGAACTTCCATTGAGAACAAAGATCCAAGTGAAGACACATC TGATGCTTTGGAATCCCTCGCGGATGATGTAATCCCTATAAACACTGAGGTTAAAAG CCTCAGCACTCGGCGGTCGTGGACACGCACGTGGGACACCAGTACTACTGAGCGGACTTACACAGAAGAGAG AGACAAAGCCAAACCAGAGGGCCAAGATGAATATCAAAACATGACGGTCACGTTTGAGCGAAA
- the LOC132981726 gene encoding proteoglycan 4-like isoform X4: protein MSKGEGKADVFRTTKVRTRLRDDGSWLQRRSEPGDEQEEEKPWLAEVRASRVNGAPAETSPVSSPTKPTPPPTNSESQSAPKPGYLIRGIFTKLDKPPTNTPSTNGPSGTTQFTKKPSESYKKIAPYTVKPTLESQESQLSPEEKEKRTEAASNVLKTSAGRQRSYVLSAAKKYETKPEEPDTSPVNNSLAFVAKRVELTDDDDESAATPAPVSSPPPSSVAPVTSVASASRPKPRTPVDSDVKKAVDATVNKPVAPKVEEKKAALEPAKEDLYPASVPEKNPFEGMKPGCTKVATPLPAFIPEPKDLKSAVQDETPLVDLTPAAVPLSPTPLSPTPTPAVPLSPIPLSPTPAPAVPLSPTPVSPTPAPAVPLSPTPVSLTPAPAVPLFPTPVSPTPAPAVPLFPTPVSPTPAPAVPLSPTPVSPTPTPAVPLSPTPVSPTPAPAVPLSPTPVSPTPVSPVPFSPTPVSAVREITVNTKPSPKPSSSVDSLSALSDTLISFNTSSSSLKDNEPDLAKEEGGSADTRTAEEGDEEEPTPKISNCIPMTDDLLSLTEGSPKESAEPVPPSPGRWSQYLLSGPDSESKPTKANGTLDLLANNVIIMNTEAPSLSMQPEEEKPTDETAKETQSSTETVTVTTKTVIITDKSEEDFADPRSSRVKTTTVTESRSADTFDPYPIGTTSPNSSSDLLQPLADISINRVSRTSIENKDPSEDTSLSTRRSWTRTWDTSTTERTYTEERDKAKPEGQDEYQNMTVTFERKSKENDSPWDRWTSPTVYTTTYSSGQGDEEEEEEEEEEEEERYPHRLGSLNAH from the exons ATGTCTAAAG GGGAGGGAAAAGCAGACGTGTTTCGTACTACCAAAGTGAGGACCAGGTTGAGGGATGATGGAAGCTGGTTGCAGCGCCGCAGTGAACCTGGCgatgaacaagaagaagaaaagccaTG GTTGGCAGAAGTGAGGGCCAGCCGTGTCAATGGAGCTCCTGCTGAGACGAGTCCAGTTTCATCACCAACAAAACCCACCCCGCCTCCCACCAACTCTGAGAGCCAGAG TGCACCAAAACCAGGATACCTGATAAG AGGGATTTTCACTAAACTAGACAAGCCTCCCACAAACACACCGTCAACTAACGGCCCAAG tggAACGACACAATTCACCAAAAAACCTTCAGAGAGCTACAAGAAAAT AGCCCCCTACACCGTGAAGCCCACTTTGGAGAGCCAGGAGAGCCAGCTTAGcccagaggagaaggagaagcg GACGGAGGCAGCCAGCAATGTTCTGAAGACTTCTGCAGGCCGGCAACGGTCTTATGTGCTTTCTGCTGCTAAGAAATACGA gacAAAACCAGAAGAACCTGATACTTCACCAGTCAACAACAGTCTAGCTTTTGTtgctaaaag GGTGGAGTtaacagatgatgatgatgagagtgCTGCGACTCCAGCACCTGTGAGCTCtccgcccccctcctctgtcGCCCCAGTCACATCTGTTGCCTCTGCATCTAGGCCCAAACCACGGACACC AGTCGACTCAGATGTTAAGAAAGCTGTTGATGCCACCGTTAATAAGCCAGTTGCAccaaaggtggaggagaagaaagccGCCCTGGAGCCCGCCAAAGAAGACCTATATCCAGCATCTGTCCCAGAAAAAAACCCTTTTGAAGGTATGAAACCAGGGTGCACCAAGGTGGCCACCCCTCTCCCTGCATTCATCCCTGAACCAAAAGATTTAAAATCTGCAGTGCAAGACGAAACACCTCTGGTTGACCTCACCCCAGCAGCAGTCCCTCTTTCACCCACTCCATTGTCTCCTACCCCGACTCCAGCAGTGCCACTTTCACCCATTCCATTGTCTCCTACCCCGGCTCCAGCAGTCCCACTTTCTCCCACTCCAGTATCTCCTACCCCGGCTCCAGCAGTCCCACTTTCTCCCACTCCAGTATCTCTTACCCCGGCTCCAGCAGTCCCACTTTTTCCCACTCCTGTGTCTCCTACCCCGGCTCCAGCAGTCCCACTTTTTCCCACTCCAGTGTCTCCTACCCCGGCTCCAGCAGTCCCACTTTCTCCCACTCCTGTGTCTCCTACCCCGACTCCAGCAGTCCCACTTTCTCCCACTCCTGTGTCTCCTACCCCGGCTCCAGCAGTCCCACTTTCACCTACTCCAGTGTCTCCCACCCCTGTGTCACCTGTCCCGTTTTCACCTACTCCAGTGTCTGCTGTAAGAGAGATCACAGTGAATACAAAACCATCTCCAAAGCCAAG CTCCAGTGTTGACAGTCTCAGCGCCTTGTCCGACACCCTCATTTCTTTCAACACAAGTTCAAGCAG CTTGAAGGATAACGAGCCAGACCTGGCAAAGGAAGAAGGGGGCTCAGCGGACACTCGCACCGCAGAGGAGGG TGATGAAGAAGAGCCAACTCCAAAGATCAGCAACTGTATACCAATGACAGACGATCTCCTGTCTCTTACTGAAGG caGTCCCAAGGAGTCAGCAGAGCCCGTTCCCCCCAGCCCGGGACGCTGGAGTCAGTATCTGCTTAGCGGACCAGACAG TGAGTCAAAGCCAACAAAGGCCAATGGCACCCTGGATCTCCTGGCTAACAATGTCATAATAATGAACACAGAGGCACCCAG CCTCAGCATGCagccagaggaggagaaaccGACAGATGAGACAgccaaagaaacacaaag CTCCACGGAGACCGTCACTGTAACCACCAAAACTGTGATCATTACTGACAAAAG CGAGGAGGACTTTGCAGATCCCCGGAGCTCACGTGTGAAAACAACCACAGTCACTGAATCACG CTCGGCTGATACGTTTGATCCATATCCGATAGGGACCACATCCCCTAACAG CTCCTCTGACCTGCTCCAGCCGCTTGCAGATATTTCCATCAACAG ggTGTCAAGAACTTCCATTGAGAACAAAGATCCAAGTGAAGACACATC CCTCAGCACTCGGCGGTCGTGGACACGCACGTGGGACACCAGTACTACTGAGCGGACTTACACAGAAGAGAG AGACAAAGCCAAACCAGAGGGCCAAGATGAATATCAAAACATGACGGTCACGTTTGAGCGAAA